GTCCGCCAATGACGTAAACGTCGACTCGATCACCAGACCGCGCACCGGCAGCGGTGTATTTTTGCGCGCGGCATCCTGACCCAGTTCTGCGGCCAGATCGATTGCAACAGCTCCGCCGAGCGAATGACCGTAGATCAGCCGTTTATTCGGATCGGGTTGCAGGAGCTTGAAGCGCTCCCACGCCACCCGCGCATCTTCGTAAACGCTGCTTTCCGAGGGTAGATCGCCTTTACTCTGGCCAAATCCGCGATAGTCGATGGCCAGTACCGAATAGCCCGCCGCGCGCAACTGCTCGATGCGAAACAACTGCCCGGTGAGGTTCCAGCGTACGCCATGCAGATAAAGGATGGCCGGCGCGTTGGGCTTTTCCGCCGGCCACCACCAGGCGTGAATATTCTGCCCGGCGCTGAAACTCTTCGGTTGCAGATCAAGTTCCTGCACGCTGCCAGGCAAGCCGCGATACCAGCCAGCGGTGCCCGGTTCGATGCGAAACAGCAGTGTGCGTTCGGTATGTTCGAGTACGGCACAACTCGTCGGCACGCCGATAATCAGCGCGGCCATGCAGGCGAACGCTAAGCGGCGGCGACGCAGACGGGTCATGAAGGCAATGAACATTAAACGTTTCACCACGGCGCAGACAAAGAACGCTTTTTACCAGATAGCTCGGTCCGCGCGTGGGATTTACGACCACCGTACGTGTTCAACGATTTCAAAATGCTGCAAACAATCAGCCGACCTGCAGCACGATTTTGCCGATATGGTCGCCGGCCTCCATGTGTGCATGGGCTTTGGCCGCGTCGTTGAGCGCAAAAACCTTGTCGATGAGGGGCAGGCAGCGGCCGGACGCCAGTGCTGGCCACACATGTTCGCGCAGCTCACTGGCAATCGCCGCTTTTTCCGCAGCGGTGCGTGCTCGCAA
This window of the Pseudomonas fluorescens genome carries:
- a CDS encoding alpha/beta hydrolase gives rise to the protein MFIAFMTRLRRRRLAFACMAALIIGVPTSCAVLEHTERTLLFRIEPGTAGWYRGLPGSVQELDLQPKSFSAGQNIHAWWWPAEKPNAPAILYLHGVRWNLTGQLFRIEQLRAAGYSVLAIDYRGFGQSKGDLPSESSVYEDARVAWERFKLLQPDPNKRLIYGHSLGGAVAIDLAAELGQDAARKNTPLPVRGLVIESTFTSLADVAAAVANTSLPVRWLLSQKFDSIDKIAEIHMPLLVVHGLADAFVPPRFSEQLFNAAQQPKRLLLVPGATHNNSMALGGQQYRKALDALMQTKPLPRVAGPTSVKASRDS